In Ostrea edulis chromosome 6, xbOstEdul1.1, whole genome shotgun sequence, a single window of DNA contains:
- the LOC125646742 gene encoding transcription termination factor 3, mitochondrial-like encodes MLSKQAFHSGRRAIIHSQRLCALIHSESGNLPERHEDRGDPFEDLANCINTTEVNLERISKKGKGIDSYGNVSKEISDTRVTMTLSEHNKERNYMDAEILKKSTDVEIGPGLSVNTQLFNRFFPRTSLSEVVKAVNSDLQSCTPETLAEIDAYLDEVEKLDPDSEEWDRMTSLIPHPDENRGIKYDFLPRISDSFESYIQHSETLQQLVMLGVDLSSVQKFPYIGNLLIRQDFKKDIVPKLLYVKDLGVYDHNIGHVLTTNPYILEDPISKLQSVVDYLKSKRFTADMVSKMVVRHSMFLIMEVAQIDSKLGMFQKLFHLKGDEMRDIFSINPILISHSRKKIQDLHFLFHDIWGFDQSQLQAIFLKCPLIFTEDARSTVQSRLEVLYDMGISTQKLSENPEVLLGDQHQVRRRHAFLKEIGRAHYDPEKSGYVSLQSLAMYTVDKWCWKINVPKEHYMMFLKTE; translated from the exons ATGCTTTCCAAACAAGCTTTCCATAGTGGAAGAAGGGCTATTATTCATAGTCAGCGACTGTGTGCATTGATTCATAGTGAAAGTGGAAATCTGCCTGAAAGACACGAGGATAGAGGCGACCCATTTGAAGATTTAGCAAATTGCATAAATACGACTGAAGTTAATTTGGAAAGGATTTCAAAGAAGGGAAAGGGAATTGACTCGTATGGGAATGTATCAAAGGAGATTTCAGATACTCGCGTGACAATGACACTGAGTGAACATAATAAAGAACGAAATTACATGGATGcagaaatattgaaaaagagCACTGATGTGGAAATCGGTCCAGGTTTGTCAGTGAACACTCAGCTTTTCAATAGATTTTTTCCAAGAACGTCATTGAGCGAGGTAGTTAAAGCTGTGAACTCTGACCTTCAGTCTTGCACTCCTGAGACATTAGCCGAAATTGACGCCTATCTGGATGAAGTGGAGAAATTGGACCCTGACAGTGAAGAGTGGGATCGCATGACCTCGCTGATTCCCCACCCTGATGAGAACAGAGGAATAAAATACGACTTCTTACCTAGGATATCCGATAGCTTTGAGAGTTATATTCAACATTCAGAGACACTACAGCAACTTGTCATGCTAG GAGTTGACTTGTCTTCTGTTCAAAAATTTCCATATATTGGGAACCTTCTCATCCGGCAAGATTTTAAGAAAGACATTGTACCAAAGTTGTTATACGTGAAAGATCTCGGTGTTTATGATCATAACATTGGTCATGTTCTTACCACCAATCCGTATATCTTGGAAGATCCCATAAGCAAACTACAG TCTGTGGTGGACTACCTGAAATCGAAGAGATTTACTGCGGACATGGTCAGTAAAATGGTTGTGAGGCACTCGATGTTCCTGATAATGGAGGTAGCACAGATTGACTCGAAGCTTGGGATGTTTCAGAAATTGTTCCATCTCAAAG GTGATGAGATGAGGGATATCTTCTCCATTAATCCAATACTGATATCACACAGTAGAAAGAAAATCCAG GATCTACACTTCCTCTTCCACGACATCTGGGGATTTGATCAGTCACAACTGCAGGCAATATTTCTAAAATGTCCTCTCATATTTACGGAGG ATGCTAGATCTACAGTTCAGTCTAGACTGGAGGTATTGTATGACATGGGAATCAGCACCCAGAAGCTCTCCGAGAACCCAGAGGTTCTCCTGGGGGACCAGCACCAAGTCCGACGCAGACACGCCTTCCTGAAGGAGATTGGTCGAGCCCACTATGACCCAGAAAAATCAGGATATGTGTCTCTACAATCACTTGCAATGTATACAGTTGACAAATGGTGCTGGAAAATTAACGTACCAAAGGAACACTACATGATGTTCTTAAAAACAGaataa